A window of Pedobacter lusitanus contains these coding sequences:
- a CDS encoding DNA cytosine methyltransferase, which translates to MYRPTANGYFSGAAGMELGLKEAGVDVLQSLDLDQDAIDCLKMNSGFISHKIIHRDIKDIKVMDQSQSDIIVGTYPCTKYSTIADIHGTRTGDDLFLHFFRHIAIRQPEMYIVENVPGMKKFEVVMEAMTKLPGYYVNVICPVSALNWLPQRRDRLIIIGTKKPFFISHPQPALRRLRIKDILEKDPVYEMTDSLIARLNGKYRDKPIIVDPDQPGAYAPTCVAHYAKDLGTRMVKDSNAKHGVRPFTIREYARLQGFPEGFVFPDKRSSYKLIGNAVPIPMGMWAGMQAMRYFN; encoded by the coding sequence ATGTATAGACCAACAGCGAACGGCTATTTTTCTGGAGCCGCAGGTATGGAATTAGGACTTAAGGAGGCCGGGGTAGATGTGCTTCAATCCTTAGATCTGGATCAGGATGCAATAGATTGTCTTAAAATGAATAGCGGATTTATTTCTCATAAGATAATACACAGAGACATAAAGGACATCAAGGTTATGGATCAGAGCCAATCAGACATTATAGTAGGTACATATCCATGTACTAAGTATTCGACAATTGCAGATATTCACGGCACGCGTACTGGTGATGACTTGTTTCTTCATTTCTTCCGGCACATCGCTATTCGTCAGCCAGAAATGTATATAGTTGAAAATGTCCCTGGCATGAAAAAGTTTGAGGTAGTTATGGAAGCGATGACTAAGTTACCGGGTTATTATGTAAACGTTATTTGCCCTGTGAGTGCTTTGAACTGGTTGCCACAACGTAGAGATAGACTGATTATCATCGGAACTAAAAAACCTTTCTTTATATCTCATCCTCAGCCAGCTTTACGCAGATTAAGAATAAAAGATATTCTTGAAAAAGACCCAGTGTATGAAATGACTGATAGCTTGATTGCAAGGTTAAATGGTAAATATAGAGATAAGCCAATTATCGTGGATCCTGACCAGCCTGGAGCGTATGCCCCCACATGTGTTGCGCATTACGCAAAGGATTTGGGTACTCGTATGGTTAAGGACTCTAATGCAAAACATGGTGTAAGACCCTTTACAATTAGAGAATATGCAAGATTGCAGGGATTTCCTGAAGGATTTGTTTTTCCAGATAAACGTAGCTCATATAAATTGATTGGAAATGCAGTTCCTATACCAATGGGCATGTGGGCCGGAATGCAAGCAATGAGATATTTTAATTAA
- a CDS encoding recombination protein NinG: MSVYDKKSVPQLLQIAQKHFNAFIRARDMKDGYFICISCNKWKHPDKMQAGHYFSAGHHSYLRFNEDNVHGQCMACNCHLSGNLIKYRVNLLKKIGQDQLSILEDNMHMSQKWDRYELIEIIDKYKDLNKKGVM, translated from the coding sequence ATGAGTGTTTACGACAAAAAATCAGTACCACAGCTGCTACAAATAGCACAGAAGCATTTCAATGCCTTTATAAGAGCAAGGGATATGAAAGACGGCTATTTCATTTGCATTTCATGTAATAAGTGGAAACATCCAGATAAAATGCAAGCAGGTCATTACTTCTCTGCCGGGCATCACTCATATTTAAGATTTAACGAAGATAACGTACACGGTCAATGTATGGCTTGCAATTGTCACTTGTCCGGCAACCTGATAAAGTATCGGGTTAACCTTCTAAAGAAGATAGGGCAGGATCAATTAAGCATTCTGGAAGATAATATGCATATGAGCCAAAAATGGGATAGGTATGAGCTGATTGAAATAATAGATAAGTACAAAGATCTTAACAAGAAAGGAGTCATGTAA